One segment of Ricinus communis isolate WT05 ecotype wild-type chromosome 8, ASM1957865v1, whole genome shotgun sequence DNA contains the following:
- the LOC8277786 gene encoding BRASSINOSTEROID INSENSITIVE 1-associated receptor kinase 1 isoform X1 has translation MWVIWRLAFFCFVLLFHFVYRVAGNAEGDALNALKTSLADPNNVLQSWDPTLVNPCTWFHVTCNSENSVTRVDLGNANLSGELVSQLGQLPSLQYLELYSNNISGKIPEELGNLTNLVSLDLYLNKLNGPIPVTLSRLQRLRFLRLNNNTLSGTIPMSLTTIGSLQVLDLSNNKLTGDIPVNGSFSLFTPISFSNNSLNNPPPSPPPPLTPPSPGPSNGNSATGAIAGGVAAGAALLFAAPAIALAYWRRRKPQDHFFDVPAEEDPEVHLGQLKRFSLRELQVATDSFSNKNILGRGGFGKVYKGRLADGSLVAVKRLKEERTQGGELQFQTEVEMISMAVHRNLLRLRGFCMTPTERLLVYPFMVNGSVASCLRERPESQTPLNWPIRKRIALGSARGLAYLHDHCDPKIIHRDVKAANILLDEEFEAVVGDFGLAKLMDYKDTHVTTAVRGTIGHIAPEYLSTGKSSEKTDVFGYGVMLLELITGQRAFDLARLANDDDVMLLDWVKGLLKDKKLETLVDADLQGNYIDDEVEQLIQVALLCTQSSPMERPKMSEVVRMLEGDGLAERWEEWQKEEMFRQEFNHTYHPSTNWIVDSTSHIPPDELSGPR, from the exons ATGTGGGTGATCTGGCGCTTAGCCTTCTTCTGCTTTGTTTTGCTGTTTCATTTCGTTTATAGAGTTGCTGGTAATGCTGAag GTGACGCCTTGAACGCATTGAAGACCAGTTTGGCTGATCCTAACAATGTTTTACAAAGCTGGGATCCTACCCTGGTTAATCCCTGCACTTGGTTTCATGTTACATGCAATAGTGAAAATAGTGTTACCCGAGT TGACCTTGGAAATGCAAATTTATCGGGTGAACTGGTTTCACAGCTTGGTCAACTTCCAAGTTTGCAATATCT GGAACtttatagtaataatattagtGGGAAAATTCCTGAGGAGCTTGGGAATTTGACAAATTTGGTGAGCTTGGATCTTTACTTGAACAAATTAAATGGTCCTATTCCAGTGACATTGAGCAGGCTTCAAAGGCTCCGTTTCCT GCGTCTCAATAACAACACCTTGTCGGGAACTATTCCTATGTCATTGACTACCATTGGATCCTTGCAAGTCCT GGATCTTTCAAACAACAAACTAACAGGGGATATTCCTGTCAATGGCTCCTTTTCCTTATTCACCCCAATCAG TTTTTCCAATAATTCGCTGAACAATCCTCCACCTTCACCACCACCTCCTCTGACTCCACCATCGCCTGGTCCGTCTAATG GTAACAGTGCTACTGGAGCAATCGCTGGTGGAGTTGCTGCCGGTGCTGCTCTGCTGTTTGCTGCCCCCGCAATTGCTCTTGCTTATTGGCGACGCAGAAAACCACAGGATCATTTCTTTGATGTACCAG CTGAAGAGGATCCAGAAGTCCATCTTGGACAGCTTAAAAGGTTTTCTCTGCGTGAGTTACAAGTTGCAACAGATAGTTTtagcaataaaaatattttgggtAGGGGTGGATTTGGAAAGGTCTATAAAGGACGTTTAGCTGATGGTTCTCTAGTAGCAGTAAAAAGGTTGAAAGAGGAACGTACACAGGGTGGAGAGTTGCAGTTCCAAACAGAAGTAGAAATGATCAGCATGGCTGTGCATAGGAATTTGCTTCGTCTACGTGGTTTTTGCATGACTCCAACGGAACGATTACTTGTATATCCTTTTATGGTTAATGGAAGTGTTGCTTCATGTTTAAGAG AGCGTCCGGAGTCACAAACCCCCCTAAACTGGCCGATACGCAAACGAATTGCATTGGGGTCTGCAAGGGGACTGGCTTATTTGCATGATCATTGTGATCCTAAGATTATTCACCGCGATGTGAAAGCTGCAAATATATTGTTGGATGAAGAATTTGAAGCAGTTGTTGGAGACTTTGGATTGGCTAAACTCATGGACTACAAAGATACTCATGTCACCACTGCAGTGCGCGGCACAATTGGGCATATAGCCCCCGAATACCTATCAACTGGAAAGTCTTCAGAGAAGACTGATGTTTTTGGGTATGGTGTCATGCTTCTTGAACTGATAACTGGACAGAGGGCATTTGATCTTGCTCGGCTTGcaaatgatgatgatgtcATGCTACTTGATTGG GTGAAAGGActtctaaaagataagaagTTGGAGACGTTGGTTGATGCTGATTTACAGGGTAATTATATTGATGATGAGGTGGAGCAGCTGATCCAAGTGGCTCTACTTTGCACACAGAGCTCCCCGATGGAAAGACCCAAGATGTCAGAAGTGGTGAGAATGCTTGAAGGTGATGGGTTGGCAGAAAGGTGGGAAGAGTGGCAGAAAGAGGAGATGTTCCGCCAAGAATTTAATCACACCTACCACCCGAGCACAAATTGGATCGTCGATTCCACATCCCACATCCCTCCAGATGAATTATCTGGTCCCAGATGA
- the LOC8277786 gene encoding BRASSINOSTEROID INSENSITIVE 1-associated receptor kinase 1 isoform X2, whose amino-acid sequence MLKSGDALNALKTSLADPNNVLQSWDPTLVNPCTWFHVTCNSENSVTRVDLGNANLSGELVSQLGQLPSLQYLELYSNNISGKIPEELGNLTNLVSLDLYLNKLNGPIPVTLSRLQRLRFLRLNNNTLSGTIPMSLTTIGSLQVLDLSNNKLTGDIPVNGSFSLFTPISFSNNSLNNPPPSPPPPLTPPSPGPSNGNSATGAIAGGVAAGAALLFAAPAIALAYWRRRKPQDHFFDVPAEEDPEVHLGQLKRFSLRELQVATDSFSNKNILGRGGFGKVYKGRLADGSLVAVKRLKEERTQGGELQFQTEVEMISMAVHRNLLRLRGFCMTPTERLLVYPFMVNGSVASCLRERPESQTPLNWPIRKRIALGSARGLAYLHDHCDPKIIHRDVKAANILLDEEFEAVVGDFGLAKLMDYKDTHVTTAVRGTIGHIAPEYLSTGKSSEKTDVFGYGVMLLELITGQRAFDLARLANDDDVMLLDWVKGLLKDKKLETLVDADLQGNYIDDEVEQLIQVALLCTQSSPMERPKMSEVVRMLEGDGLAERWEEWQKEEMFRQEFNHTYHPSTNWIVDSTSHIPPDELSGPR is encoded by the exons ATGCTGAag TCAGGTGACGCCTTGAACGCATTGAAGACCAGTTTGGCTGATCCTAACAATGTTTTACAAAGCTGGGATCCTACCCTGGTTAATCCCTGCACTTGGTTTCATGTTACATGCAATAGTGAAAATAGTGTTACCCGAGT TGACCTTGGAAATGCAAATTTATCGGGTGAACTGGTTTCACAGCTTGGTCAACTTCCAAGTTTGCAATATCT GGAACtttatagtaataatattagtGGGAAAATTCCTGAGGAGCTTGGGAATTTGACAAATTTGGTGAGCTTGGATCTTTACTTGAACAAATTAAATGGTCCTATTCCAGTGACATTGAGCAGGCTTCAAAGGCTCCGTTTCCT GCGTCTCAATAACAACACCTTGTCGGGAACTATTCCTATGTCATTGACTACCATTGGATCCTTGCAAGTCCT GGATCTTTCAAACAACAAACTAACAGGGGATATTCCTGTCAATGGCTCCTTTTCCTTATTCACCCCAATCAG TTTTTCCAATAATTCGCTGAACAATCCTCCACCTTCACCACCACCTCCTCTGACTCCACCATCGCCTGGTCCGTCTAATG GTAACAGTGCTACTGGAGCAATCGCTGGTGGAGTTGCTGCCGGTGCTGCTCTGCTGTTTGCTGCCCCCGCAATTGCTCTTGCTTATTGGCGACGCAGAAAACCACAGGATCATTTCTTTGATGTACCAG CTGAAGAGGATCCAGAAGTCCATCTTGGACAGCTTAAAAGGTTTTCTCTGCGTGAGTTACAAGTTGCAACAGATAGTTTtagcaataaaaatattttgggtAGGGGTGGATTTGGAAAGGTCTATAAAGGACGTTTAGCTGATGGTTCTCTAGTAGCAGTAAAAAGGTTGAAAGAGGAACGTACACAGGGTGGAGAGTTGCAGTTCCAAACAGAAGTAGAAATGATCAGCATGGCTGTGCATAGGAATTTGCTTCGTCTACGTGGTTTTTGCATGACTCCAACGGAACGATTACTTGTATATCCTTTTATGGTTAATGGAAGTGTTGCTTCATGTTTAAGAG AGCGTCCGGAGTCACAAACCCCCCTAAACTGGCCGATACGCAAACGAATTGCATTGGGGTCTGCAAGGGGACTGGCTTATTTGCATGATCATTGTGATCCTAAGATTATTCACCGCGATGTGAAAGCTGCAAATATATTGTTGGATGAAGAATTTGAAGCAGTTGTTGGAGACTTTGGATTGGCTAAACTCATGGACTACAAAGATACTCATGTCACCACTGCAGTGCGCGGCACAATTGGGCATATAGCCCCCGAATACCTATCAACTGGAAAGTCTTCAGAGAAGACTGATGTTTTTGGGTATGGTGTCATGCTTCTTGAACTGATAACTGGACAGAGGGCATTTGATCTTGCTCGGCTTGcaaatgatgatgatgtcATGCTACTTGATTGG GTGAAAGGActtctaaaagataagaagTTGGAGACGTTGGTTGATGCTGATTTACAGGGTAATTATATTGATGATGAGGTGGAGCAGCTGATCCAAGTGGCTCTACTTTGCACACAGAGCTCCCCGATGGAAAGACCCAAGATGTCAGAAGTGGTGAGAATGCTTGAAGGTGATGGGTTGGCAGAAAGGTGGGAAGAGTGGCAGAAAGAGGAGATGTTCCGCCAAGAATTTAATCACACCTACCACCCGAGCACAAATTGGATCGTCGATTCCACATCCCACATCCCTCCAGATGAATTATCTGGTCCCAGATGA